In one window of Erythrolamprus reginae isolate rEryReg1 chromosome 1, rEryReg1.hap1, whole genome shotgun sequence DNA:
- the CTDSP1 gene encoding carboxy-terminal domain RNA polymerase II polypeptide A small phosphatase 1, which translates to MDSGPIITQVSKEEVNSPLQEKGVQNQTSSKKPRNRSIFQSLFCCLCHDNSEPIPVNNNAPLLVEENGSVTKTTVKYLLPEIKPQDASKICVVIDLDETLVHSSFKPVNNADFIIPVEIDGVMHQVYVLKRPHVDEFLRRMGELFECVLFTASLAKYADPVADLLDKWGAFRARLFRESCVFHRGNYVKDLSRLGRDLTRIIIVDNSPASYVFHPDNAVPVASWFDNMADTELLDLLPFFERLSKVDDVYTVLKQHRTTS; encoded by the exons GTGTTCAGAACCAAACATCTTCCAAGAAACCCAGGAATCGCAGCATCTTCCAATCACTTTTTTGCTGCCTTTGCCATGACAACTCAGAGCCTATCCCTGTCAACAACAATGCCCCACTGCTGGTGGAAGAAAATGGTTCAGTGACCAAG ACCACAGTCAAATACTTGCTGCCAGAAATCAAACCCCAAGATGCCAGTAAAATCTGTGTGGTGATTGACTTGGATGAGACATTAGTACATAGTTCCTTTAAG cCGGTGAACAATGCAGATTTCATCATCCCAGTGGAGATTGACGGGGTCATGCACCAG GTGTATGTGCTGAAGCGACCCCATGTGGATGAGTTTCTGAGGCGGATGGGTGAGCTCTTTGAATGTGTACTCTTCACTGCTAGCCTGGCAAAG TATGCTGATCCGGTGGCTGATCTGCTGGACAAGTGGGGAGCCTTCCGCGCCCGGCTCTTTCGCGAGTCGTGTGTCTTCCACCGGGGGAATTACGTCAAGGACCTCAGCCGCCTGGGACGCGATCTGACACGGATCATCATTGTAGACAATTCACCGGCTTCTTATGTCTTCCACCCTGATAATGCT GTGCCTGTGGCTTCGTGGTTTGACAACATGGCTGACACGGAGCTGCTTGACTTGCTGCCTTTCTTTGAGAGACTCAGCAAAGTGGATGATGTATATACTGTGCTAAAGCAGCACCGGACTACTAGCTAG